Proteins encoded in a region of the Pseudomonas viciae genome:
- a CDS encoding urate hydroxylase PuuD, giving the protein MEAHMLEWLNLSVRWVHMITGVAWIGASFYFVWLENNLNRVNPKSGLAGDLWAIHGGGIYHLEKYKLAPPSMPDNLHWFKWEAYFTWMSGVALLCVVFYWNPTLYLLAPGSSLSGPEGVALGIGSLFVGWFVYSFLCDSALGKRPALLGLILFVLLIAAAYGFSKVFSGRGAYLHVGAVIGTIMVGNVFRIIMPAQRALVAAIAENRTPDPALPAKGLLRSRHNNYFTLPVLFIMISNHFPSTYGSQYNWLILAGIAVAAVLVRHYFNTRHDSNRFAWTLPVGALAMICLAYVTGPKPMPTAPEVAKAPGVIEYQPLPETAVGGGAKPATATAAPASTPTQAANAQGPSFEKVHSVIQERCSVCHSAKPTSPLFSAAPGGVMFDTPQQIQQQAARIQAQAVTTQIMPLGNITQMTQQERDLIGAWINQGARTN; this is encoded by the coding sequence GTGGAAGCACATATGCTGGAATGGCTGAACCTGAGCGTGCGCTGGGTTCATATGATCACTGGCGTGGCCTGGATCGGCGCGTCGTTCTACTTCGTCTGGCTGGAAAACAACCTCAATCGCGTCAATCCAAAAAGTGGTCTGGCTGGTGACTTGTGGGCCATCCACGGTGGTGGCATCTACCACCTGGAAAAATACAAACTCGCGCCACCGTCCATGCCGGACAACCTGCACTGGTTCAAGTGGGAAGCGTATTTCACCTGGATGTCGGGTGTCGCGCTGCTGTGCGTGGTGTTCTATTGGAACCCGACCCTATACCTGCTGGCCCCCGGCAGCAGCCTCAGCGGCCCCGAAGGCGTGGCACTGGGCATCGGCTCGTTGTTCGTCGGTTGGTTCGTCTATTCCTTTCTCTGCGACTCGGCCCTGGGCAAGCGCCCCGCCCTGCTCGGTTTGATCCTGTTTGTGCTGTTGATCGCCGCGGCCTACGGGTTCAGCAAGGTGTTCAGCGGCCGCGGTGCCTACCTGCACGTGGGTGCTGTCATCGGCACGATCATGGTCGGCAACGTGTTCCGCATCATCATGCCGGCCCAACGTGCGCTGGTGGCGGCCATCGCCGAGAACCGCACGCCCGATCCGGCGCTGCCGGCCAAGGGTTTGCTGCGTTCGCGCCACAACAACTACTTCACCCTGCCGGTGCTGTTCATCATGATCAGCAACCACTTCCCGAGTACCTACGGCAGCCAATACAACTGGTTGATCCTGGCCGGTATCGCCGTGGCGGCGGTGTTGGTGCGGCATTACTTCAACACGCGCCATGACAGCAACCGGTTTGCCTGGACGCTGCCGGTCGGTGCTCTGGCGATGATCTGCCTGGCTTATGTCACAGGGCCCAAGCCCATGCCCACCGCACCGGAAGTAGCCAAGGCACCTGGCGTGATCGAGTACCAACCGTTGCCGGAAACGGCAGTGGGCGGCGGTGCAAAACCGGCAACAGCCACGGCCGCACCGGCATCGACACCCACCCAGGCCGCCAACGCCCAGGGCCCATCGTTCGAGAAGGTCCATAGCGTGATCCAGGAGCGCTGCTCGGTCTGCCATTCGGCCAAACCCACCAGCCCGTTGTTCAGCGCCGCGCCGGGCGGGGTGATGTTCGATACGCCGCAGCAGATCCAGCAACAGGCCGCGCGCATCCAGGCTCAGGCCGTGACCACCCAGATCATGCCCTTGGGCAACATCACCCAGATGACCCAACAGGAACGCGACCTGATCGGTGCCTGGATCAACCAGGGCGCGCGGACCAACTGA